The following is a genomic window from Geoalkalibacter halelectricus.
GCCGCTTCTCCTGCATCCAGGTGAGAAAGTAGCCGAGCACCCGCGAGGAGGCGCCCCCTTCGGCCTTGAAGCCCTGGGTGCTGATGCCCGCCTCGATCTCGTCGATCCACAGCACGCAGGGCGCCAGGGCTTCGGCGGTCTTGCAGGCGCGGCGCAGGCTGGTTTCCGGCGAGCCATAGGCCTGGGAGTAGACGGTGGCCATGTCGAGACGAATCAGGGGCAGCCGCCAGCGTGCGGCGATGGCCTTGACGAAGAGGCTCTTGCCGCAGCCGCTGATGCCCATCATCAGCACCCCCTTGGGTAGGTTGCGCCCACTCTTGAGTCCCTCCAGGCCGTAGGCCTTCTCACGCTTTTCCATCCAGTTCTTGAGGGTGGCCATGCCGCCGACCTGTTCGGGGCGCACGTCGTTCTCGACAAATTCCATGATGCCGCTTTTCTTCAGAATCTGCTTCTTGGCCTGATGCAGGGCCGCCACCACGCGCTGTACCTCGGTGCCGCGGGTGACCCGCGCCAGGCGCAGGGAGCGCTCCAGGTCGGCGAGATCAAGCCCCTGTGCGGCCAGGGTCAGGGCGGCCAGGGCCTGGTCGTCGCGCAGCAGTTGGGAGAGAAAGGGGTCCTTGTCGCGTTGCCCTTCGAGGTAGGCGAGAATCTCCTCGCGGTCGGGCAGGGCATGGTCGAGGATCAAAAAATGCTCGCGCAGGCTGTCGGGGATCTCGGGGCGCGGGCCGAGAAACACCAGGCTTTTTGCTTCCGGGCGGCGCAGGGCGGCGAAATCCTTGAGGGTGCGCTGCAGGTAGGGATTGTCGTTCCAGAACCAATGCATGTCCTTGAACAGATAGATGCCGTGGCCCTCGCGCGCCACCGCCCAGCGCAGGGCGGTGAGGGGATCGCGGGTCTCGGGATGGCCGGCGAAGCCCTCGTTGCAGTCCCATTCCAGGGGCACCGGCATACCCTTGATGCCCTGCAGGGCGGCGCGCGTCACCAACGTCTCGGTGCGGCTTTCGTTGTCGGTGGTGATGAAGATCAGCGGCGTCTTGGCGGCGACGAGCTGGCAGAACAGGGCTAGGTTGAGATTTTCGTCCATGGCTGCTCCCCGAGGGTGGGTGGTCGACTGCCGAATATCATAAGCCCGGCGAGGCGCGGCCACAAGGATTTCAGCCCGCGCCAGGCCACGTGCGCCTTGCAATCGCCTGTCAAATAGGCTAGTTTCTCCTTCAATTTATTTTTCCAGAGTTCGCGAGGTGGGTGAATGCGCTATACGGAATATTTGTTGCCGACCCTCAAGGAAACCCCGGCCGACGCCGAGGTGGTCAGCCACCGGCTGATGCTGCGCGCCGGCTTGATCCGCAAGGTCGCCGCCGGCATCTATAATTACCTGCCCCTGGGGCTGCGTTCCCTGCGCAAGGTCGAGCAGATCGTGCGCGAGGAGATGAACCGCGCCGGCGCCCATGAACTGCTCATGCCCATGGTGGTGCCCGCCGAGCTCTGGCAGGAATCGGGGCGCTGGCAACAGTACGGCCGCGAGCTGCTGCGCTTCAAGGACCGCAAGGAGGCCGATTTCTGCCTCGGACCCACCCACGAGGAGGTCATCACCGACATCGTGCGCCACGAGGTGCGCTCCTACCGTCAGCTGCCCCTCAATCTCTATCAAATCCAGACCAAGTTTCGCGACGAAATCCGCCCGCGTTTTGGATTGATGCGCGGGCGCGAATTCATCATGAAGGACGCCTATTCCTTCGATCTCGACGATGCCGGGGCCGATGCGGCCTACGAGCGCATGTACCAGGCCTACCGGCGCATCTTCCAGCGCTGCGGGCTCAATTTCCGCGCCGTGGAGGCCGATACCGGCAACATCGGCGGCTCCAGCTCCCACGAATTCATGGTGCTGGCCGAGTCGGGCGAGGATGCCATCGTCTCCTGCGACAGCTGCGAGTACGCCGCCAACGTCGAGAAGGCCGAGCTGCGCGCGCCCGCCACTGATGAGCCGACACCGACCGAGGGATTGAAGAAGGTGCTGACCCCGGCGCGCAAGAGCGTCGAGGAGGTGGCCGCCTTTCTCAACACCAGCCCGCAAAAACTGGTCAAAACCCTCATCGTGCAGACCGACAAGGGCGAAACCCTCGCCGTGTTGCTGCGCGGCGACCGCGAGTTGAACGACATCAAGCTCTGTCGCCTGCTTGATTGCGCCTGGGTGGAGATGGCCGGTGAGGAGGTGGTGCTCAAGGCCACCGGCGCGCCGAGCGGCTTCGCCGGACCGGTGGGGCTCAAGCTGCGCATTCTCGCCGATCGCGAGGTCCAGGGCCTGGCCGATTTCATCACCGGCGCCAACGAAAAGGATGCCCATTTTACCGGTGTCAACCTGGGTCGGGATTTCGCCGTCGAAGCCTTCGCCGATCTGCGCAAGGCCGTGGCCGGCGATGCCTGCCCGCGCTGCGAGGGCAGGCTCCAGATCTGGCGCGGCATCGAGGTCGGGCATGTGTTCAAGCTCGGCACCAAGTATTCCGAAGCCCTGAACGCCGTGGTCCTCGACGATCAAGGCCGTGAGCGGGTGCTGGTCATGGGCTGCTACGGCATCGGCATCGGCCGCACCCTGGCCTCGGCCATCGAGCAGAACCATGACGCCGACGGCATCATCTGGCCCCTGCCCATCGCCCCCTTCGAGGTGCTGGTGGTGATGCTCAACCCCAACGACGCCGAGGTCAAGGCCGCCGCCGAACAGCTCTACGCCGAGCTGCTTGGCGAAGGTGTCGAGGTGCTGCTCGATGACCGCGACGAGCGCCCCGGTGCCAAGTTCAAGGATGCCGACCTGCTCGGCATTCCCCTGCGGGTGACGGTGGGCGCGCGCGGTCTCAAGGACGGGCAGGTGGAACTCAAGGAACGGGCCGGCGGTGCCGTTGCGATGCCGGCGGTGGTGAAGGCGGCGGAGGACATCGCCGCGCGCGTGCGCAGCGCCCGCGTCCATGGCTGAGGACGATAACGACTCGTGAACCCCTTTTTGCCGACATCGATTCACCATGCCCGCCGCAACGGTTGACCAACAGGGACGCCTCTATCTTCCCGCCCGCATCGCACGCCGCCTGGGCGGGCGCGGGCTGGAAATCGCGTCGGTCTCCGCCGGACATGTCTTCCTGACCGCCGAGGGGAGCGAGAATCCCACCCAGATGACCGGCGTGCTCGGTGACATTTCCGTGGTCGACCTGCTGTCTTTTTTCAACATGTTTCGCAAGACCGGCGTGTTGCGGTTCGATCTGCCCGGTGGGCGCAAGGATCTGTACCTGCAGGATGGCGAGATCATCGCCGCGCTGAGTTCCTTCCCGGCGGAGAGCCTCGGTGAAATTCTCTTCGGTCTGGGGCGCATCGAGCCCGAGGTGCTCGACCGCGTCGGGCGCCGCGCCGACAACCAGAATGTGCTGGTGAAATTTCTGCTGGAAAAAAACCTGGTGTCGGCCAGCGACATCTGGCAGGCGGTGCGCCATCAGGCCGAAACCATCGTTTATGATCTGCTCAGCTTTCAGGAGGGCAGTTTTTCCTTTCAGCGCAAAACCTTTGGTCAAAAGGATCCCTTCCAACTCTCCATGAGCACCCAGAACCTGCTCATGGAAGGACTGCGCCGTCTTGATGAGCGCCAACTCTTTACACGCCTGGTGCCGTCCCTGGAGGATTTCGCGCGGCCCTCGGGAAAGCGGACCGAGGATTTAAGCCACAGCGAGGGCCAAATGCTGGCGCATCTCCAAGGCGGGGATTTGCCCGTTCGTGAGCTGATCCGGCGCAGCGGATTCGGCGAGTTTGACGGCTTGCGGGTTCTCTACCATCTGGTCGAGCGCGGTCTGGTACTGATCGAGGGGGAAGCCCCGGGCGCCTCCCAGGGCGAGCTGGGGTTGATCCTGGATGCGTTCAATGACGGCCTGGGGCTTTTGTTTCGCCGCCTCAGCCCGTGCAAGAGCGACTTGCACCAGGAGGTTCAAGAACTGCTGCGCGAGCTGCCGCAGCCCTGTTCCTACATTCTGCGTGACGCCCGTCTGCGCGAGGACGGCACCCTCGACAGTCGGCGCATCCTGGCCAATCTGGCCGGGTTGGAGGAAGGCGACAAGATGCGGCTGCTCGCCGACGCCCTGGGCGAGCTGCTTTACATGGAGTGCCACATCGCGCGGCAGGTGCTCGCCAAGGAACAGGTCACCGAACTCATCGGCGCGGTGAAGGCGGCAACGGCGCGTGCCAAAGACATTCTCGGGAGGAATTGATGCTGGAAGAAGCCCGTAAAAAGCTGATTTTTGCCCTTGACGTGGACAGCCTGGAGGAGGCGCGCCGCTGGGTCGCGCTGCTGCACGCCAAGGTCGGCTTGTTCAAGGTCGGCAAGCAGCTCTTCACCCGCTGCGGACCCGAGGTGGTGCACATGATCCGCTCCGAGGGCGGCGAGGTGTTTTTGGACCTCAAATATCACGACATCCCCAATACCGTCGCCATGGCTTCGGTGGAAGCCCTACGCCTTGGCGTGCGGATGTGCAACGTGCACGCCCTGGGCGGCCGCGAGATGATGGCGGCCGCCGCGACCAAGGTTCGCGAGGAGGCTGCCGCCGCCGGTCTGCCGGTGCCGCTTTTGCTTGCCGTGACGATTCTGACCTCATCGACGGATGACACCTTGCGCGAAATCGGCATCGAGCGACCGGTGCGCGAAATGGTGCCGCACCTGGCGCGTCTGGCGCGCGATGCCGGCATGGGCGGGGTGGTCGCCTCGCCCCAGGAAATTGCCCTGATCCGCGCGGCCTGTGGGGCGGATTTCGCCATCGTCACCCCCGGCGTGCGTCCTGCGGAAGCTTCCGTCGACGACCAGAAGCGCATCATGACTCCTGCGGCGGCCATCGCTGCCGGTGCCGATTATCTGGTTATCGGGCGTCCCATCGCGCGGGCTTCCGACCCGGCTGCGGCAGCCGATGCCATCGTCGCCGAAATGGCCGCGGCTCTCGCCGCCGTTTAAACATGTCCGAGTGGGTTTTCGGCATCAATCCGGTTGGTGAGGCCCTGTCCGGACGGCGGCGACGGCCCCTTGAGCTCGTTGCGGCGCGCGAGGGCAATGCGCGCTTGCAGGAGTTGGTTGCCGCCGCTGAGAAGGCCGGGGTTGCCGTGCGCCGCTGTTCGCGTGCCGAGCTGGACAGATTGGCGGGCGGAGTGCGCCACCAGGGAGTGGCTTTGCGCATTGAGCCCTTCGCCTATGTTGATTTCACCGACCTGCTCGGCCTCTGCCAGGCCGATGTCCGGCCCGGCTTTATTCTTGCCCTCGACGGCATCACCGATCCCCACAACCTGGGTGCCCTGGTGCGTTCCGCCGCCGCCGCCGGCTGCCGGGGCGTGATCCTGCCCAAGGATAATTCCTGCCCCGTCACAACGGTGGTTGATCGCGCTGCCGCCGGTGCCCTCGAACACATCCCCCTGTGCCGGGTGGTCAACCTCGCGCGCAGCCTCGATGACCTCAAACAGGCGGGCTTCTGGGTCTATGGCCTCGCCGGTGAGGGCGACCAGGATCTGTTTGGTGC
Proteins encoded in this region:
- a CDS encoding AAA family ATPase is translated as MDENLNLALFCQLVAAKTPLIFITTDNESRTETLVTRAALQGIKGMPVPLEWDCNEGFAGHPETRDPLTALRWAVAREGHGIYLFKDMHWFWNDNPYLQRTLKDFAALRRPEAKSLVFLGPRPEIPDSLREHFLILDHALPDREEILAYLEGQRDKDPFLSQLLRDDQALAALTLAAQGLDLADLERSLRLARVTRGTEVQRVVAALHQAKKQILKKSGIMEFVENDVRPEQVGGMATLKNWMEKREKAYGLEGLKSGRNLPKGVLMMGISGCGKSLFVKAIAARWRLPLIRLDMATVYSQAYGSPETSLRRACKTAEALAPCVLWIDEIEAGISTQGFKAEGGASSRVLGYFLTWMQEKRHPVFVAATANAIEMLPAEILRKGRFDEIFYVALPGLEEREEIFRIHLSKRDTDPSAFDCRMLAHSSKGFSGAEIEQAVVSASFEALAQQRPLSQRDLTEAISRTVPLSVTMAEQIKKIEAWAFKRAVPASGPPERD
- a CDS encoding proline--tRNA ligase; translation: MRYTEYLLPTLKETPADAEVVSHRLMLRAGLIRKVAAGIYNYLPLGLRSLRKVEQIVREEMNRAGAHELLMPMVVPAELWQESGRWQQYGRELLRFKDRKEADFCLGPTHEEVITDIVRHEVRSYRQLPLNLYQIQTKFRDEIRPRFGLMRGREFIMKDAYSFDLDDAGADAAYERMYQAYRRIFQRCGLNFRAVEADTGNIGGSSSHEFMVLAESGEDAIVSCDSCEYAANVEKAELRAPATDEPTPTEGLKKVLTPARKSVEEVAAFLNTSPQKLVKTLIVQTDKGETLAVLLRGDRELNDIKLCRLLDCAWVEMAGEEVVLKATGAPSGFAGPVGLKLRILADREVQGLADFITGANEKDAHFTGVNLGRDFAVEAFADLRKAVAGDACPRCEGRLQIWRGIEVGHVFKLGTKYSEALNAVVLDDQGRERVLVMGCYGIGIGRTLASAIEQNHDADGIIWPLPIAPFEVLVVMLNPNDAEVKAAAEQLYAELLGEGVEVLLDDRDERPGAKFKDADLLGIPLRVTVGARGLKDGQVELKERAGGAVAMPAVVKAAEDIAARVRSARVHG
- a CDS encoding DUF4388 domain-containing protein, producing MPAATVDQQGRLYLPARIARRLGGRGLEIASVSAGHVFLTAEGSENPTQMTGVLGDISVVDLLSFFNMFRKTGVLRFDLPGGRKDLYLQDGEIIAALSSFPAESLGEILFGLGRIEPEVLDRVGRRADNQNVLVKFLLEKNLVSASDIWQAVRHQAETIVYDLLSFQEGSFSFQRKTFGQKDPFQLSMSTQNLLMEGLRRLDERQLFTRLVPSLEDFARPSGKRTEDLSHSEGQMLAHLQGGDLPVRELIRRSGFGEFDGLRVLYHLVERGLVLIEGEAPGASQGELGLILDAFNDGLGLLFRRLSPCKSDLHQEVQELLRELPQPCSYILRDARLREDGTLDSRRILANLAGLEEGDKMRLLADALGELLYMECHIARQVLAKEQVTELIGAVKAATARAKDILGRN
- the pyrF gene encoding orotidine-5'-phosphate decarboxylase — translated: MMLEEARKKLIFALDVDSLEEARRWVALLHAKVGLFKVGKQLFTRCGPEVVHMIRSEGGEVFLDLKYHDIPNTVAMASVEALRLGVRMCNVHALGGREMMAAAATKVREEAAAAGLPVPLLLAVTILTSSTDDTLREIGIERPVREMVPHLARLARDAGMGGVVASPQEIALIRAACGADFAIVTPGVRPAEASVDDQKRIMTPAAAIAAGADYLVIGRPIARASDPAAAADAIVAEMAAALAAV
- the rlmB gene encoding 23S rRNA (guanosine(2251)-2'-O)-methyltransferase RlmB — its product is MSEWVFGINPVGEALSGRRRRPLELVAAREGNARLQELVAAAEKAGVAVRRCSRAELDRLAGGVRHQGVALRIEPFAYVDFTDLLGLCQADVRPGFILALDGITDPHNLGALVRSAAAAGCRGVILPKDNSCPVTTVVDRAAAGALEHIPLCRVVNLARSLDDLKQAGFWVYGLAGEGDQDLFGADLTGPLVLVAGSEGSGLRPNVRRRCDFLLSIPMSGGVGSLNVSVATGIALFEVVRQRRLGA